In the genome of Ancylomarina subtilis, one region contains:
- a CDS encoding FtsX-like permease family protein, which yields MISVIGVSLGTMALIIVLSAFNGLNVLVSDLFGSFDPDLKILPATGKTFIPDSSKFSQIKEMDKVLFYAEALEDNALLKYANRQRPAIVKGVSEDFALMTGIDTMLIDGEFILEQSNRQYAVLGYGVAANLGVGLNFIDPIKFYVPRRDAKIAHNPMDAFTVDFLFPKGVFTIQEEFDSQYVLVPMSFARRLFGRKKEVSAIEIKLKYIDQSDEVQASIQNLLGENFVVKNRFQQHDVLFKMMQSEKTAIFFILAFILVIASFNIIGSLSMLIIDKQNDIETLRSIGANKTLIQRIFLIEGWLISLLGAVIGTALGILVCILQIKFGLVKITGPDSFIFSKYPVKMEFFDISIVFVTVVIIGYLASRLPVRYLTRKFLNVR from the coding sequence ATGATATCGGTTATTGGTGTGAGTTTGGGTACAATGGCTTTGATAATTGTCCTCTCAGCGTTTAATGGGCTGAATGTTTTAGTTAGTGATCTTTTTGGAAGTTTCGATCCCGATCTTAAAATTTTACCTGCAACAGGCAAAACATTTATTCCTGATTCCTCTAAGTTTTCTCAAATCAAAGAAATGGACAAGGTTCTGTTTTATGCAGAAGCTCTGGAAGATAATGCTCTTTTGAAATATGCTAATCGCCAGCGTCCTGCTATTGTGAAGGGGGTGAGTGAGGACTTTGCTCTGATGACAGGAATTGATACCATGCTGATTGATGGTGAGTTTATTTTGGAGCAGAGCAATCGTCAATACGCCGTGTTGGGATATGGTGTGGCTGCGAACTTGGGTGTCGGATTGAACTTTATCGATCCCATCAAATTTTATGTCCCACGCCGGGATGCAAAGATTGCCCATAATCCGATGGATGCTTTCACTGTTGATTTTTTGTTTCCTAAAGGTGTTTTTACCATTCAGGAAGAATTCGATTCTCAGTATGTACTGGTTCCTATGTCTTTTGCACGCCGATTGTTTGGTAGGAAAAAAGAGGTATCTGCCATTGAAATAAAGCTTAAGTATATTGATCAGTCTGATGAGGTTCAGGCATCAATTCAAAATCTTTTGGGAGAGAATTTTGTGGTGAAAAATCGCTTTCAACAGCATGATGTCCTCTTTAAAATGATGCAATCGGAGAAGACAGCTATCTTTTTTATACTGGCGTTTATTTTGGTAATTGCTTCATTCAATATAATTGGTTCGCTTAGTATGCTGATTATCGACAAACAAAACGATATAGAAACTCTGAGAAGTATAGGCGCGAATAAAACACTGATTCAAAGAATATTTTTAATAGAAGGTTGGCTTATTTCCCTCTTGGGAGCGGTGATAGGTACAGCGCTTGGAATTTTAGTTTGCATTCTGCAGATTAAGTTTGGTTTGGTTAAAATTACAGGTCCTGATAGTTTTATCTTTTCAAAATATCCGGTTAAAATGGAGTTTTTCGATATCTCGATTGTGTTTGTAACAGTTGTGATTATAGGGTATCTGGCTTCTCGTTTGCCAGTACGTTATTTAACTCGCAAGTTTTTAAACGTGAGATAA
- the rbfA gene encoding 30S ribosome-binding factor RbfA: MESTRQSKISRLLQKDLSEIFQMESRNLFQGKMISVTRVRISPDLGLAKVYLSIFPSDQAESVLKEVKIQTKNLRRLLGNRVGKQLRVVPALSFYVDDSLDYIANIDSLLEN, translated from the coding sequence ATGGAATCAACTAGACAAAGTAAGATATCAAGATTGTTACAAAAAGATTTAAGCGAAATTTTCCAGATGGAATCTCGTAATCTTTTTCAGGGGAAGATGATTTCTGTTACACGTGTAAGAATCAGTCCTGATTTGGGATTGGCAAAGGTTTATTTGAGTATTTTCCCTTCAGATCAGGCCGAGTCTGTTTTGAAAGAAGTGAAGATACAAACGAAAAATTTGCGCCGTTTGTTGGGGAATCGTGTGGGGAAACAATTAAGAGTTGTTCCGGCATTAAGTTTTTATGTTGACGATTCATTGGATTATATCGCAAATATTGATTCTCTTTTAGAGAACTAA
- a CDS encoding GH3 auxin-responsive promoter family protein yields MPLINSIVSWFNTKRLSEIDFAKKYPIETQHEVLTKLLDTAKNTEWGKKYDFQSINALNQFKQRLPIQTYEDIEPYVDRLRQGEQNILWPSEIKWFAKSSGTTNSKSKFIPVSKEALEDCHFRGGKDILALYTSLFPETGILKGKGLTLGGSHQINNLSNESYFGDLSAILIQNLPFWAHFIRTPDTSIVLLEEWEEKLHKMTEATLNENVTSLSGVPSWYLVLLKHILKASGKQSIHDIWPNLELFVHGGVCFDPYRDQFNSLLAPEKMNYMETYNASEGFFGIQDDLNDESMLLMLDYGIYYEFIPLENVNDENPKVLSLEDVELNTNYAIIISTNGGLWRYQIGDTVQFTSLSPYKFKISGRTKLFINAFGEEIIIDNAEKAMQIACQKTNAILKDYTGAPIFMADNRKGAHQWLIEFEKAPKSIDEFNYLFDNALMTQNSDYEAKRYKNITLDKPVITIARHGLFYDWLKNKGKLGGQNKVPRLANNRDLIDEILRMNQI; encoded by the coding sequence ATGCCTCTAATTAATTCCATTGTTTCCTGGTTTAATACCAAACGTCTTTCGGAAATTGATTTTGCGAAAAAATACCCTATTGAAACCCAACACGAAGTTCTGACCAAACTTCTGGATACGGCCAAAAATACTGAATGGGGAAAAAAATACGACTTCCAATCGATTAATGCTCTTAATCAGTTTAAGCAGCGTTTACCCATTCAAACTTACGAAGACATTGAACCTTATGTGGACAGATTGCGTCAGGGAGAGCAGAATATTTTGTGGCCCAGCGAAATAAAATGGTTTGCCAAATCATCGGGGACAACAAATTCTAAAAGTAAATTTATTCCGGTCAGCAAAGAAGCCTTGGAAGACTGCCACTTTAGAGGGGGAAAAGATATATTGGCGCTTTACACATCCCTTTTCCCTGAAACGGGTATACTTAAAGGGAAAGGCCTCACATTGGGAGGATCGCATCAAATAAACAACCTCAGTAATGAATCGTATTTTGGTGATTTATCTGCAATCTTAATTCAAAATTTACCTTTCTGGGCTCATTTTATCCGCACACCGGATACCTCTATCGTTCTTTTGGAAGAATGGGAAGAAAAGCTTCATAAAATGACTGAGGCAACTCTCAACGAAAATGTCACCAGCCTTTCAGGTGTTCCCTCCTGGTATTTGGTTTTACTTAAACACATTTTAAAGGCTAGCGGCAAACAAAGTATACACGATATATGGCCAAATCTGGAATTATTCGTGCATGGCGGTGTTTGTTTCGATCCATATCGCGATCAATTTAATTCACTTCTTGCTCCTGAGAAGATGAATTATATGGAAACCTATAATGCATCCGAAGGCTTTTTTGGTATTCAGGACGATTTGAATGACGAATCCATGTTACTCATGTTGGATTATGGGATCTATTACGAATTTATTCCTCTTGAGAATGTCAATGATGAAAACCCGAAAGTTTTAAGCCTTGAAGATGTTGAATTGAATACCAATTATGCCATTATCATTTCAACCAATGGAGGTTTATGGCGATATCAAATAGGTGATACAGTTCAATTCACCTCACTTAGTCCATATAAGTTCAAGATATCAGGCCGAACTAAGCTTTTTATAAATGCTTTTGGTGAAGAAATCATCATCGATAATGCCGAAAAGGCCATGCAAATAGCTTGTCAAAAAACCAATGCCATTCTGAAAGATTATACCGGGGCTCCAATTTTCATGGCTGACAACAGAAAAGGAGCACATCAATGGTTGATAGAATTCGAAAAAGCTCCTAAAAGTATTGACGAGTTTAATTACCTGTTTGACAATGCCCTAATGACTCAAAACTCGGACTATGAAGCAAAGCGATATAAGAATATCACTCTCGACAAACCTGTTATCACAATTGCTCGTCATGGTTTATTTTATGATTGGTTAAAGAATAAAGGTAAATTAGGCGGACAAAACAAAGTGCCTCGTTTGGCTAATAATAGAGATTTGATTGATGAAATTTTACGCATGAATCAGATCTAA
- a CDS encoding deoxynucleoside kinase: MHIAVAGNIGAGKTTLAGLLSKHYGWEAHFEDVDENPYLNDFYEDMQRWSFALQIHFLNSRFNQVLALRQSGKKIIQDRTIYEDAHIFAPNLHAMNLMPERDFHNYKALFEVMSGLIQAPDLLIYLRASIPTLVEHIQDRGRDYEETIRLDYLKRLNERYEAWISSYDKGKLLIIDVDNIDFLGNPKDLNEVITKIDANLHGLFADNLV; the protein is encoded by the coding sequence ATGCATATTGCTGTTGCAGGAAATATTGGGGCTGGCAAAACGACTTTAGCCGGTTTGCTTTCGAAACACTATGGATGGGAAGCTCACTTTGAGGATGTTGATGAAAACCCATATTTAAATGATTTTTACGAGGATATGCAGCGTTGGTCCTTTGCACTGCAAATTCATTTTTTAAACTCACGTTTCAATCAGGTTTTAGCCCTACGCCAATCGGGGAAAAAAATTATTCAAGATAGAACCATCTACGAAGATGCTCATATTTTTGCGCCAAACCTACATGCGATGAACTTGATGCCTGAAAGAGACTTTCACAACTACAAAGCACTTTTTGAGGTGATGAGTGGTTTGATTCAGGCGCCGGATTTGCTCATCTATCTTCGAGCTTCAATTCCGACCTTGGTTGAGCATATTCAAGACAGAGGAAGGGATTATGAAGAAACCATTCGGTTAGATTATCTAAAACGTCTTAACGAACGCTATGAGGCTTGGATTTCGAGCTATGACAAAGGCAAATTGTTAATTATCGATGTTGATAATATTGATTTTCTTGGAAATCCGAAAGATTTAAATGAAGTTATCACTAAGATTGATGCCAATCTTCACGGGCTTTTCGCCGATAATTTAGTTTAA
- a CDS encoding deoxynucleoside kinase, which translates to MHIAIAGNIGSGKTTLTELLAKQYGWEAHFEDVDENPYLNDFYDDMQRWSFNLQIYFLKSRFTQIMDIRKSGRNIIQDRTIYEDAQIFAPNLFDMGLMSERDFENYAKLFKLMGSMIQAPDLLIYLRSSVPTLVDQIQKRGREYEETIRLDYLKNLNNRYENWIKEYNSGKLLIVDADNIDFLKNPNDLNAIMDQVEAQIHGLF; encoded by the coding sequence ATGCATATCGCAATTGCTGGAAATATAGGCTCAGGAAAAACCACACTTACAGAACTTCTTGCCAAACAATACGGTTGGGAAGCCCACTTCGAAGATGTTGACGAAAATCCATATTTGAACGATTTTTACGACGACATGCAACGTTGGTCGTTCAATCTTCAAATCTATTTCCTGAAGAGTCGTTTTACACAAATCATGGATATTCGAAAATCAGGGCGCAATATCATTCAGGATAGAACCATTTATGAAGATGCTCAGATTTTTGCACCCAACTTATTTGATATGGGCTTAATGAGCGAACGCGATTTTGAAAACTACGCTAAGCTTTTCAAACTAATGGGCTCAATGATTCAGGCTCCTGACTTGTTAATCTACCTGCGTTCTTCAGTTCCAACTCTTGTTGATCAAATTCAAAAAAGAGGCCGGGAATACGAAGAAACTATTCGCCTGGATTACCTTAAAAACCTGAATAACCGATACGAGAACTGGATTAAAGAATATAACAGCGGGAAGTTACTCATTGTTGATGCTGATAATATCGATTTTCTAAAAAATCCGAACGATCTGAACGCCATCATGGATCAGGTTGAGGCTCAAATTCACGGCCTATTTTAA
- the recO gene encoding DNA repair protein RecO, producing the protein MLHKTRAIILACVKYGDTSLIVHAYTEKFGRQSYMIKGGRSKKSRTKLNLFQPLFLLDMNVSHRDGKNLQMIKEAQFSETTLHLNFDAHKNPLVLFLAEVLSKVLKEEECDTQLFDFLAHHITYLLQVDEIPRAYHLNFLLNLTRFLGFYPHDNWSELNPFFDLDNAVFVSLENRHAHCLDRNVSYSFHQLLQTQLSLLDQIDLSSEELKLLLRGILNIYALHSPGFTKLKSLSVFEDLNDL; encoded by the coding sequence ATGCTTCATAAAACTAGAGCCATTATATTAGCCTGTGTAAAATACGGTGATACGAGCCTTATTGTACATGCTTATACCGAAAAATTCGGGAGGCAAAGCTATATGATAAAGGGAGGCAGATCGAAGAAATCAAGAACGAAACTCAATCTCTTTCAACCTCTTTTTTTGTTGGATATGAATGTGTCTCACCGGGATGGGAAGAACTTGCAAATGATCAAGGAGGCACAGTTTTCTGAAACAACGCTTCACTTAAACTTTGATGCACACAAGAATCCTTTGGTATTATTCCTGGCAGAAGTTTTATCTAAAGTTCTCAAAGAAGAGGAGTGCGATACTCAGTTGTTTGATTTTTTAGCACATCACATTACTTATTTGCTTCAGGTTGATGAAATCCCCAGAGCTTATCATCTCAATTTTTTATTAAACCTGACCCGTTTTTTAGGTTTTTATCCACACGACAATTGGTCAGAACTGAACCCGTTTTTCGATTTGGATAATGCGGTGTTTGTTTCTCTTGAAAATAGGCATGCCCATTGTTTGGATCGGAATGTGAGCTATTCTTTTCACCAGCTTTTGCAAACGCAGCTTAGTTTGCTTGATCAGATTGATTTATCTTCAGAAGAACTGAAATTGTTGTTGAGGGGAATTTTAAATATTTATGCCTTGCATAGTCCTGGTTTTACCAAGTTAAAATCACTCTCCGTATTTGAAGATCTAAATGATTTATAG
- a CDS encoding non-canonical purine NTP diphosphatase, translating into MKLVFATNNQHKLTEIQNMLGDEFQVLSLSDINCQDEIPEDHETLEENASQKAHYIYEKFGLNCFADDTGLEVGALNNEPGVYSARYAGSSRSSKDNMRKVLDKLEGIDERAARFRTVISLIIDGEEKQFEGIVNGQILFEEKGTDGFGYDPIFQPNSFDVSFAEMSLSDKNKISHRGNAVRKLVEYLLKQY; encoded by the coding sequence ATGAAGCTTGTATTTGCAACAAACAATCAACACAAACTTACTGAGATTCAAAATATGCTTGGAGATGAATTTCAAGTTTTAAGTTTATCGGACATCAATTGTCAGGATGAAATTCCTGAGGATCATGAAACGCTTGAAGAGAATGCCAGCCAGAAGGCTCATTACATTTATGAGAAATTTGGATTAAATTGTTTTGCAGATGATACAGGTTTGGAAGTTGGTGCGTTGAATAATGAACCAGGGGTTTATTCTGCACGTTATGCCGGCAGTTCACGCTCATCAAAAGATAATATGAGAAAGGTCTTGGATAAACTTGAAGGTATTGATGAACGAGCAGCTCGATTCAGAACGGTGATCTCTTTGATTATTGATGGAGAGGAAAAGCAATTTGAAGGTATTGTAAATGGTCAGATTTTATTTGAAGAAAAAGGGACAGATGGCTTTGGTTACGATCCAATATTTCAACCGAACTCATTTGATGTTTCTTTTGCCGAAATGTCTCTTTCTGATAAAAATAAGATAAGCCACAGAGGTAACGCAGTACGTAAATTAGTTGAATATTTGCTTAAGCAATATTAA
- a CDS encoding universal stress protein has product MIEDGKTIFVPWDFKGVSEYALDHALFYSSQSKLDICLIYVVKKKSLVKETKSKLDAIAADVLEKKGKQVRTIVEVGSFHSGLKKAADKNQAAMIFVGIDGFKGIKKYIGTNILNVLSGAVIPSVVVQKPKYPRSTFSLVCPIDQRKESKLLLRWISFLSRYMHLKVYLAYPEFEESGQNKKIFSNVAFAKNFLNNEKIDFDTECFSIYDFNNSIVNFSRKFGVDLILNLTKKEGDYRSFFTTPKSHYLIANSEKIPVMCITPTPGLWKYMPFK; this is encoded by the coding sequence ATGATAGAAGACGGAAAAACAATATTCGTACCATGGGATTTTAAGGGAGTATCTGAGTATGCTTTGGATCATGCTTTGTTTTATTCGTCGCAAAGTAAGCTCGATATTTGTTTGATTTATGTTGTTAAAAAGAAATCTCTAGTTAAAGAGACTAAAAGTAAATTAGACGCTATTGCTGCCGATGTTTTGGAAAAAAAAGGGAAACAGGTTCGTACTATTGTTGAAGTCGGAAGTTTTCATTCAGGCTTAAAGAAAGCTGCTGATAAAAATCAAGCGGCAATGATTTTTGTTGGGATTGACGGGTTTAAAGGCATTAAGAAATATATTGGGACCAATATATTAAATGTTCTTTCCGGAGCGGTTATCCCATCTGTTGTGGTTCAAAAACCCAAGTATCCCAGAAGTACATTTTCTCTGGTTTGTCCTATAGATCAAAGAAAGGAAAGTAAACTTTTATTGAGGTGGATTTCATTCTTATCCAGATATATGCACCTTAAGGTTTATTTGGCATACCCCGAATTTGAGGAATCCGGACAGAATAAGAAGATATTTAGCAATGTTGCCTTTGCAAAGAATTTCTTAAATAATGAGAAAATTGATTTTGATACGGAATGTTTCAGTATCTATGATTTTAATAACTCAATTGTTAATTTTTCCCGAAAATTTGGCGTTGATTTGATTCTGAATTTAACAAAAAAAGAAGGGGATTACAGGAGTTTCTTTACAACTCCTAAAAGTCATTATTTGATTGCGAATAGCGAAAAAATACCTGTTATGTGCATAACACCGACACCGGGTTTGTGGAAGTATATGCCTTTTAAATAA
- a CDS encoding universal stress protein produces MKERGKAIVVGWDFSEYSKLALDHALFYAYQTTMKVCLVHIVRWQSDLAKMEIELQKEVDQIYQKTGKRVDMMLRVGSVSSGLKAAAREISAAVVFIGTQGVKGIQNYVGSHVLKTIANSVIPFVVVQAPLEKHHKFTLVCPIDSRKECKEVLYWVTYLARIFGANISLVYPEYATPTKKIKTRANINFSKNYLRDYRMIYEEVKLDSKGFNKAIIKYAKDKHADLILTITNRRQKVQNFFFTDKIQYLLANKEKIPVLCVSPRKDVWLYGGYK; encoded by the coding sequence ATGAAAGAGAGAGGGAAAGCGATAGTGGTTGGTTGGGATTTTTCTGAATATTCTAAACTTGCTTTAGATCATGCCTTATTTTATGCCTATCAAACGACTATGAAAGTTTGTTTGGTACATATTGTGAGGTGGCAATCTGATCTTGCAAAGATGGAAATCGAATTGCAGAAAGAAGTTGATCAAATATATCAAAAAACAGGTAAACGAGTTGATATGATGCTTCGAGTTGGAAGTGTTTCATCCGGTTTAAAAGCAGCCGCAAGAGAGATATCAGCGGCGGTTGTATTTATTGGGACTCAGGGAGTGAAAGGCATTCAGAATTATGTTGGTAGTCACGTTTTGAAAACTATAGCGAATTCGGTTATTCCGTTTGTTGTAGTGCAGGCACCCTTAGAAAAGCATCACAAGTTCACCCTGGTTTGCCCAATAGATTCGCGTAAAGAATGCAAAGAGGTTTTGTATTGGGTGACTTATTTGGCCAGAATATTTGGAGCTAATATTTCTTTGGTTTATCCGGAATATGCAACCCCAACAAAAAAAATAAAAACAAGGGCCAATATTAATTTTTCTAAAAATTATTTGAGGGATTACAGGATGATTTATGAGGAAGTGAAATTGGATTCGAAAGGATTTAATAAAGCAATTATTAAATACGCCAAAGACAAACATGCAGATCTGATTTTAACCATCACAAATCGACGACAGAAGGTCCAGAACTTCTTTTTTACAGATAAAATTCAGTACTTACTGGCCAATAAAGAGAAAATTCCTGTACTGTGTGTCAGTCCTCGTAAAGACGTGTGGTTGTATGGGGGATATAAATAA
- a CDS encoding glycosyltransferase family 9 protein: protein MPKKFLIIRFSSIGDIIQCMTVVDGIKNHYPDAEIHWIARKDMSSFLAMDNRIDKIWGFDRKAGFKGLWKQAKELKKENFNYIYDAHSNIRSIVLKTVLVPRWKRWFGIGPDYTLRSKDRIKRILLFKFRIDKFPMPFRGMLSFRKPLQKWGITDFSINKTDWYFPENLKEKINSSILNFKDQDDRKLITLVPSAAWPMKRWPVGHWQKLILNLPDYKFMILAGPDDLFCKEIQDTAPDRVLNLMGKTNLLESCYLVQKSQLVISGDTGFLHAADKFGIKALSLMGPTAFGFTSGDQIKTLEVDLKCRPCTKDGSGKCSQDVYQKCMVDISPEWVAREALEMI from the coding sequence ATGCCTAAAAAATTCCTCATTATTCGCTTCTCTTCTATTGGCGACATCATTCAATGTATGACTGTTGTTGATGGTATTAAAAACCACTATCCTGATGCTGAAATTCACTGGATTGCCCGAAAAGATATGTCTTCGTTTTTAGCGATGGACAATCGCATCGATAAGATTTGGGGTTTCGACAGAAAAGCAGGTTTTAAAGGCCTGTGGAAGCAAGCTAAGGAATTAAAAAAGGAAAATTTCAATTACATATACGATGCCCATAGCAACATTCGCTCTATCGTCCTAAAAACTGTACTTGTACCTCGTTGGAAGAGGTGGTTCGGCATCGGGCCTGACTATACGCTTCGTAGCAAAGACAGAATCAAACGCATTCTTCTGTTCAAATTTCGGATCGATAAATTCCCAATGCCATTCAGAGGCATGCTATCTTTTAGAAAACCTCTGCAAAAATGGGGAATTACGGACTTTTCTATCAACAAAACAGATTGGTATTTCCCTGAGAATCTTAAAGAAAAAATTAACTCAAGTATTCTGAATTTTAAGGATCAGGATGATCGAAAACTAATTACACTTGTCCCTTCTGCGGCTTGGCCTATGAAACGCTGGCCAGTTGGGCATTGGCAGAAACTCATCTTAAATCTACCCGATTACAAGTTTATGATTTTGGCCGGGCCGGATGATTTATTTTGTAAAGAAATTCAAGACACAGCACCCGACCGGGTACTAAACCTTATGGGTAAGACTAATCTTTTGGAATCATGCTATTTGGTACAAAAATCCCAACTGGTGATCTCCGGAGACACGGGTTTTCTTCATGCTGCAGATAAATTTGGCATCAAAGCCCTATCACTGATGGGACCAACAGCCTTTGGGTTTACAAGTGGTGATCAAATTAAAACCTTAGAAGTTGATCTTAAATGTCGCCCATGTACCAAAGATGGATCAGGTAAATGCTCGCAAGATGTTTATCAAAAATGCATGGTTGATATTTCTCCAGAATGGGTCGCCAGAGAAGCTTTAGAAATGATCTGA